ACatttctgatccttctgactCACTTCCTACAAGTTCAAGCTTTTAAAAGCCATGCCATCTGGGTATAATGTAGCTGGAgtgtttgcctaacatgcatCAAGCCCCCAGTTTGACCCCAAGTGTGGGAGCAGGGTAGGGAAACATTTCAATAAGACCTGCTACTCAACAGCAAGTACTTgagctttgggggctggagagcccagcagttaaaagtgcttgctgcttttggaGAGGACCAGGTTTCCAGAGGTATGTGTTTCAAGCCAGAGGTTCATGTATCCCAggtagtcaaggatgaccctAAACTCTcacagtgctaagattaaaggcacaAAAACCATGCTCAGTTAATGCAGTGCTGGAGTCACTTATGACTGAAGGCAGGCACTCCTccacctgagctacatccccagtcccttATTAATTAGCTCCTAAGTCTTACCCTTCATCCGTGACAGCTTACAGACCATCTGCCCCACCAATGAATATGAATACgcatacacacaggaacacacactatCCATACCAGAGAGGAATAAGACATACGCGAGGTTCTCAGGCCTGCTAACAGGACCAGCAAGTAGGCCATAGTGGCCCAATGATGCTCACCCTGCCCACCACCCCTCGTCCTCGAACTGTTTCCAAGGTCCCTGAGAGACTGAATATCCGCCAGTGCCGCTCCCGGAGCTGTACCACGTCACTGTCCAAGTTTTCCAAGCGTATACAGTATCGCCACTGTGAGGAAAAAAGTTTGTGTTTGAGGAAGAATGATCCTTGGGCCAGCCCACCCAGAATTCCAGAGTAAAAAGCAACAAAGGCTGACATCTACATCTTAACAGTGTGGATGGAGGCATCCACCCTGCCCACGACAAGCGCCGTGCCTCCACACCACCCCCAGACTATTCCTGAGCTGCTGCCAAGGAGACACTCACCCAATAGACGTGGGAATTCTGGGCTTCCTGGAGGGGAAAAAGGTTTGAGGATGAGACTTAAGTCTGTTCAATCAACATATCTCAAGTGAATTATTCCTGAAGGCGCAGAGGCTGATGAAGCTGTGACTGGAGCCAATGATGACTGTGGGAGAACTATGGCCAAGAGCCTCCCTGCATCCTTCCTGTTCTGCCCCCTCTATAATCCTGTCAAAATCAACAGAGCTGGATGCTAGCAGAAATCCACTACAGGGCTCTGTTCTCACCAGTGTCCCTGCCAGTCCTGACCTGTCCTCACAGCCCTCTTACTGTCCTGCTCTGACGGATGCTGACATCCCATGTCTGAGTGAGGAAGTCTTCCATTTATACTTGTATCTGTAGGCCTAGCTTAGAGTGAGGCAAGATACAGATCAGTAAATATCCAGCTATTAAAGACAAAGTGTGACAATCCACACTGATTCAggcaagtatgtatgtatttctcaCAAGAAAGATCTCCTCTAtcagaggagagaaggagctggCATGAAGGACTACTTTCTGGTCTATGGGTCTATGGGTCATGATGCTGGCCATTATCAAGAGGCTACCTCAACCCTACCCTGCATATGCACATGAGCACTTGAAGGCAGAACTGTGGGGGAGGGTTTAGGTTCAGATACACTCCCACTCCCAACACTTTAGTCACATGAGGATACCACACTGAATCTGGGAAGCCCTGAAGGAAGAAGCCCAGGCAGACAGGCACACACCCTCatgcccatgtagaaggggatgACGGTGACACGGATGCTCTCGGTCGTCTCCCGGTGCACGTCTGAGAGCTCCAGCCATGGGTGATTCTTCTCTTGCCAGGCCCGGAGCGTCTCTCGAGCCACAAAGGGAGGGGCTAAAAGAGACGGCGCATTAGTCCAAACCACAGTCCTGGGCAAGCCACCCACTTCCCCTTTGCTGAGAGACTACCTTTTGTCTGGTCATAGAGAAGGAATCTCTCAAAGAGCTCATGCTGGATGGGAACCTGATCCGTGGAGGTGTAGGGGAGGATGTCTTCATGGCTGACATAGTCCAAGCctggcacagagacagagctggTAAGACTCAGACAGCACAAGAATGAAACTGAGAGGAAATACCTTCTGGCCTTGCCCAAGGTAGGCGACCCTGGCATCACAGTTCTCAGTACCATGATCCCTCCCAGCAGATGATAAAACATCAGATTCCTCTCCCTCAGACACCAGACCCCTGCTCCTCAGGTACCATTTGGATGCTAACTCCTCACCTGGGATGGCATAGAGGGCCCGGCTGTCATCATGGTTAGCCAAGAAAGTCACAGCTTCTGTCTGAGATCTCTGAGACTAAAGCAAAAGGTGATTCAAAGGTTCCTTAGCTACCACCCAGTCCTGAGGCCTTAAGGCCCAGAGCTGACTTGAGCTCTCTCTGACCCCTCTTTGTCCCTAAAGGAGTAAAATCCTTTCCCATGGAGAGGACCCCAGACCCACACACATTGCTTACTTACTATATGTGGGCAGTCACGGGCATCAATCAGCACTTGATAGTAAGTGTGAGTTTTGCCTTTCACCTCCTTAGAGCCATGGCCAGCAGGGTTCTCTGCTCTGTGGGATGAGAAGCAGCCCAGGTCACCCCAGAGGGGCACAAGCTGCGCTTGGCTCCGTTCATTGCCATTTCCTCTCCTAAATGGCCTGGTTCATGATCTAAAGGGGTTTTGGCATAGGTTGGCTTTTGCTCAACACACCTCCAGCCAGCCTCTCCCTAGTCAGGGCAAACGATGGAATCCCCAGGGCCCCTGCAGTTATCACTCTGGGCACCTCCTTGAAGAGGGCCAGGACAAAAAAGTCCACTTGGTACGTGAGCCCCAAGGCCACGAGAACCTTATTCTTCTTTCGCCCCAGGGTTGGCTGTGATTATGTGTGGAACTTCCCTCTTTTAATGTACCTTATTGATGATGTGAGATTAACAGAAAGATTTCCAACTGGACATCAAGAAACCAAGAAGCAGGGCTAGAAAGAGGGCTTAGTGGTTGAGAGAAccagctgctcttctaaaggacccaagtttagtttccagcacccacaagaagGTCACACTGTCTTTAACTCAAGTTCTGAGGAatctacaccctcttctggcctccaggagcacTGCATGAATGTGGCACAAAGTcctgcatgcaggcagaacactaatatacattctataaaataaaaccctCAGAAAGGGAGGAACCAAGAAGAGCCTGGTGTGCTGACTCATGCCCTCCCCAGCACTGGTTTgacaagaggcagagacacagatcTCTATGTGtttaggacaaccagggctacgtaataaataatatttaagtaaATCAAAAAGTAAGACCAGTAATACTCATAAGGAAGGGGTAGAAGATGGCTGTGTTtaaagggcactggctgctctaaaCCTggggaggacccaggtttggttcccaacactcacatggcggctcacaaccatctgtaactccagtctcagaggcTCCAgctcccttttctggcctccctgaGCACTGTGCACAGACACATCCAGGCAAAAAGAAATccatatacacaaaatgaaaacaaataaatcttttttttttttaaagaaaggaagtaaaaacaGAAGCAATCCCCTAGAACATCCTCTGGGGTTTGGATTATGAAAAGGGAGAGCAGGAGTTTATAAAAAGGAAGGGCAGACGGGTTCTGGGGAGGCCCAAAGAGACCCCATATACTTAAAACTTTTGTCTCCACGGGGGCGAGTGCCAGAGAAACAGGctggaattatttcttttattttagttggctgggttattttttttttcctatttgttttgttttgttttgttttttgaaacagggtctctctacaaaGCTCTGGCTTTtttgctgtccttgaactcactctgtagaccacattggccttgaactcactctgtagaccacattggccttgaactcacaaagatccttctgcctctgcctcccaagtgctgggattttttttttttctttttttttcggaactggggaccgaacccagggccttgcgaagcgctctaccgctgagctaaatccccagcccaaatttttaaatttattttatttatatgagtacactgtagctctcttcagacataccagaagagggcatcggatcccgttacagatggctgtgagccaccatgtggttgctgggaattgaactcaggacctctggaagggcagtcagtgctcttaaccgctgagccatctctccagtccccccaagtgctgggatttaaatgTGTGCaataccatgcctggcttggggTTATTTCTAAAGACCAAGGGGATGCTGTTTTTACCCCAACTGCATATAGACAAGTCAGGCCACCTGAGGACACCATGAGACAGGACAGAGAAAAACTTACTTTTCTGGAGCTGCAGAAGCCACATCCCGGTCATACAGTCTGGCCTGCCAGGGAAACAGGACAACCCCTCGGTAGCCAAAAACACTATGGAGGAATagctaggaagagagagagacctcagTGAGCCTGCTGTCTAGCAAATCCATCCCGGTGGGCCCTGACCATGAAGCGGCATGGGTGGAGGCACCTGGGACAATATTCCCAGCTTTGCCATCAAACACTAAATTTAACCCAGACAACTGAAGTATTCTCATGCCTCCTCACTGGGCTGACCCCACTCACCCTTCAGGTCACCTTGGCCTCTAAGAACTTTCCTTGATCTGCCCACGTCTTAGTCCAGTGTGGAGCCactgattactttttttttttttttttttttttgtctgatttaaGGATTTGTTTTACTTAGTTAGGTATGTGTAGGTAtccatatgtgtgaatgtgagtgcagGGACCCAAGGAAGTGAGAGGCATTGGACTCCCTGGTGCTATGCGACTATGGAATCAGCTCTGTCCTCCGTCTTTACTTCTAGGCTTcctcagcaagtgcttttagcaGGTAAGCCATATCGCCTGCCTCTTAACTGTGTTTTAAGAGTATCACCACATTAGACCTCAAAATTGAAGTGATCCTTCCAGCTCTGCTTCTGGAGCGCTGGGATTAGATGCTACTATACACCTATCTCCAGAAATCTCATCTTTTAGAAGCGTATGACTCCAGTGCACATGCACTCGCCCACAAGCATGCACACTACCACAAGTTGCCCTTTGATCTCTGTGCCtgggcacacgcacacatgtgcacacactcattctaaataaatgtaaaaaagaaactttttttaaaatttgtggtTCTGAGCTGAACGTGGTTGCATAtatatacctgtaaccccagtgttcCATAAGTAAtaagattgcaagttcaaggtcaccatgGGTtatagaatgagttcaaggctaaacTGAGCTACACAGCCCCTCAAAACAAGCCCCAAATGTATGCTCTTGGTCTACCATCAAAATGAAAATGGATTGAAACTTGGGGGGATAGCTCAGCAGTACAGCATCTGTCTGTAAGACTGGtgggtgggctggagaaatgtttcagcagataagagcatgacttccaaaggtcctgagttcaattcccagcaaccacatgctggctcacaaccatctgtaatgggatctgatgccctcttctggtgtgtctgaagacagagacagtgtactcatatacataaaagaataaatacattaaaaaaaaaagactggtggGCAAGGGGATATGGAATGAAAAGATACAAATACCACTTCGAGTTCCACTCAGAAACAGAATAGTCCATGAAAATGGGCACTGACCCAGCGCAATACATACCTGCCCCGTCTCatactttccattttgttttggcaCCTCAAACACACCAACTGTCTCCAGCACTTTGCCCTCAGCACGGTTTCTgatcaggaaggaaaagaagatagCAGTCCTCAGTTAGGAAAAgccaaacaaacgaacaaagcCCCCTAGCACACTGCAGGACCAGGGCAATGACAGCGGAGGATCAGGATGCTGCTTTTCCTCCTTTAAGATCCAGCCTTAGGCATCCGCTTGGTGACGGCTCTCCCAGTCTTCCATGGGTTTGTGTAACTACTCCAGACTTACTTCCTCCGGTCTTTACTTAGCATTCCCAAGGTCGTGCACACTTTCACCCGCCCTCCTGGTTAACAGTGGGTTAACCATCCTTCCAACTTTGTATTTCAGCTACTGCCATGCATGCCTTGAGTCCATGAAAGACTCTGTTCTCTGAGAGAAATGCCTCGTGTGTAAGAGCATTCGTTCTGAGCAGAGcagttcttctgtttctcttaccCACTGCTCCTTGACAGTGTACTCACTATGCCTGGCATTGGCTACTTTGAAAAACTGTTCTGAACCAAACATGGttccacacatctgtaatcccagggctaaggctggaaaataaataacaagTTCTGGGCCAACCTGGCTACATAGCATGATTCTCCTAATTCTACACATTCACCTGTGCTGTAAACATGACCCCAGGACCTAGCATCTCTAGACTTCCAAAGGTACCTCACACAGTACTACACTTAGTACTTACTGCAGTCTCTCCACCCAGTGTCTTTTCACATTTACTTGTCTTAAATAGCAGATACCTCCCTTAACCACCATCAGGTCAGTTAACCTTTTAAATAGGATTGATTCTGCTATGGACCGTCAGAGCACTGcgattttattttggaaatgttAACTTCATACCCAACTTTTCAGTCCTGTCTGATCCCTACAAGGCTTTGTTTACACCACCACCTCCAAGCCTCGAACCCTATTTCCCAAGTCACATGGGCAAAATCAGTCTTCCCAAGGTCACATGGAAGTAGGACCCACAAACGTAGGCACTTAAGTCGACTTGTTTCCCCCATAATAGCATCTGAGAGCCACTGACCCAAAAGGGCCTGGGGATCCCTGTACTTGTATTAAATGGCAGCCCACTACTGGTGCTGAGGACTCCAGCCAGGATGGCAGGATTCCCTTAAGAAGAGTTACTTGTTCTCCCTCGGAGCTGCCCTGCACTGCCAGGGCCCTGGGCAGTGCTCCCTTCTTGCTCTTGGCACATGTCCCAAGCAGCGCATGTCGGCTCCATGCTCCGCACCCTTTCTCAGGTGACACTCCGGTTGCCCAGAGTTAGGCCTCCTGGCTTCCTTAGTGGCTAGATAGGAAATGCTCCCTAGAGTCTGGGCCCGGTTCCCTGGCCCCCTTTCCGTCCCTCACCGGGACGACAGATGCCTTCGTGCCGTCGCTGTGGCCACCGGCGGAAGGGCCCCTGCTCCACCGACCGCACACAGTGGCCTCGACCCTCGGGTCGTGGCCAGTGACCGAGACCACCAGCGGCTGCCCACTGCTAGGGCCCGTCGGGCCACACAGCCAGCCATGTCCCGCCCGAGCGCCCGCTCGGCTGCTGACACAGGGCCCGACCCGCGGCGGGGCGCCGTCCCGCCCCCGCCCCACACTGCCCCGCGCCTAAGCCCCTCCCTCGCCCTCGGGTCCGCCCCCCGCGGCCGCGTGTGCTCCTCCAGCTACATCCGGCGCTGGTGGGCGGAAGTCCGAGTTTGGGATCACCTGATCAGAGCGTGAGCCAGAAATGGCGTCTTCCTTGCTTGCTGGCGAACGACTCGTTCGCGCTTTGGATCCTGGCGGAGAACTAGAACGGGAGCAGCTGCCCCGGAAGCTGCGTGCCCAGCTCGAGGCTGCTCTGGGGAAGAAACACGCGGGCAGTGATAACGCCACGGGCCCCCGGCGCCCGGTTTCCTTCCGTCTGATCCGAGATCTGCATCAGCACCTGAGAGAAAGAAGTGAGCGGTCCCCAATCAAGAGTCGCCGCCTTATTTTCAGATCTAATCCCCTCTGAGtcgttcttctttttttcctatcaCTCTCGAATGCCTACTGAGTTCTCATTTATCCACTCCAAAAGCCTTCTCATAAACCCTGGGTTTAGTACTCCATCTTAACTTCCGTGAAAATTCTTCGTGTATGACAAAACGTATTTTCAGAGTTTGTTGAGTCCTTTTTTAGGTCCACCTAAGTCCATGTGACTTTTTAGGAACTCGAGAGTCTAGCCCAGTACTATCTGCCAGGTTGAGTTTCTCCATTTTGAGGCCATATATCTATAGTGAACTTATCCTGCTTGGGAAAAAtgatttttccttccatctcAAAGGCAAAGGGAGAGAATACAAGGCCCCCAGTTTAGGGGTGAGGGTAGGGAAacggtaacaacaacaacaaaactattgAAAGATCTGAACTGAGAGTTGCATCTAGTTCTAGACATTTTAAAGAGGTCATTTCTCCTCTTCAGACCTATTTATCTGTCAAGGTAGGGAATAGGGTAAACTAGCATGTAACATGTTTTGCCAGAATTGACATATCCTGGCCAGAAGTGCAAAAGGTAGATGATCAACTATTCAGACTTAAGAGAACCTTAGAGAAAGATCCTCTAATACAGTGTCCTCTGAGTCATTAGCATCACAACTCAATCCTGTCTCTGTCTAGGATGGATTTATTATTTTCACAGAAATAACTTACCATTGGTAGGGTAATTGAAAACTGACTGTTAAAGTGAAACCGTGTGGCACTAAAAATATACTTAGGTGGAATTGTCCTAGATTTTTCTTAGTTGAAAATTATCTtgagtaaaatgaaaaataaatgaataaacacaaggagagaaagaaaatgatcacaAGGCTGGGCATGGCATATGCCTGAAATCCTAGCATTTGAGGGGCTGAGGCAGTAAGATTGTGAGTTTTGGTCTAGATGAGGTACATGAGAATTCAAGAGATAGGCAGGTGTATCTTAATGAGCTTAAGGTTAGACTGATCATATAATGACTTTCTGAGCGAAGCTGGTCTACATGataaaccttgtctcaacaacaTATATATGAGTTAACAGAGACAGCCATGTTTTATTTGGATAAAAATTAGGGATACCCCCTTCTATCAGCTttccagcctcagctacatgggTCGTTAcgtgaaacatttttttctttccagattccATGCTATACCTTCATGAACTTCTAGAAGGCAGTGAAATCTACTTTCCAGAGATTGTGAAGCCTCCCCGGGTATGTAACAGATCTGTGAGAGTTGGGTGTGGGATTTATTAATCAACTTTTAGGTTTGAAATCTTAGATTTTAATTCTTTGGGATAGCTGAAATGCGGCTCAGAAGAGTACTTGACAAGGGTCCTACCAccaatctataaataaaattgggggttggggggcagtgAAATACCTCAATGAGTGGGACATTTGCTACCAAGCGTGGAGGgcaacctgggttcaatcctcaggacccacagggtGTAGGGAAAGAGCTAACTCCCAAAGGTTGTCTCTTACCTCCTCATACACACTACTGCTTGGGTTTATGAGCATGtacaaaagattttaaaaaagaaaaaacaaactgctGGGAATCTAAgatcaaagaaagaaaccttCTCTGGCAACTTTGGAAAACTGAGATCcagtaaataaatcattttccaaaGCAGTGGAAGCATAACTAGTTTGCAGCTATCCCAGCACCTTTAggactacagtgtacttaaaaacCAATAATTATGATATATTCTGTAACAAGAAATGCGTAGAAGAATGTCATTCTTCTCTTGTGCTTATTTTTGCTTTAGAACCCAGAGCTAGTTGCCCGGCTAGAGAAGATTAAGATACAGCTAGCCAATGAGGAGTATAAGCGGATCACTCGCAACGTCACTTGTCAGgtaatgacacacacacaccccagtactCCTGATGCAGGGACAAATgaatctcagagtttgaggacAACCAGAACTATAGGAATTTGAACTTGGTTTATACACTGTTCTAGAACTGTAAGACTTGTGTTCTATGTGGACCAAAAAAGAGTCTTTGGTGTGTTCACTAAGACTCTGGGCTTAGATggtaacagatttttttttttttttttaagatttatttatttatttatctatttattatgtatgcagtgctctgcctgcatgtatgcctgcaggccagaagagggcaccaaaccACATtttagatggttatgagccaccatgtggttgctgggatttgaactcaggacctctggaagagcagtcagtgcccttaacctctgagccatctctccgccctGGTGACTGATTCTTAAATGTCACAGAAATGGATATGAGCAGTGGAGCTTTTTCGTTTATGGGTTTCTGTGGCCCAGGCAGCCTCCcaaatactaggattacaggtgtgcctgTAGCCTCTTTTTCCTGACAGGACTTCTTTGGCATGTTTCTGCTGTAACAGAGGAAAGTagatgggtcctgggagcctggATCCTCCTTTTTATGATCTAAAAGGCACCATCCAAGTCCCAAGCTAAAGAACCAATGGAAGGGCAGAGTTAATGTGTTGGCGAATAGAAAGGGCTGAcactgggctgggggaggggacttCTGAACTGCTCATTCTGAAGtcatctgttttgttgttgtttggttttacagttttgttcatttgtttactttttcccAGGATGCACAGTGTGGGGGGACTCTCAGTGACCTAGGAAAGCAAGGTAAGGTGCTAGGAACCCAGGCTGCTCAAGCCTCTCCCTGGGATTGGTCATGGCCCTCCTTCCTAACGCACTATTGTGGGATCAAGGCCAAGCTATTCAGACTTGGTCTCTGAAGAGAACACAATAGATGGGGAGGCAGCCATGAGGTAATTAGTCCTCCCTGAGAATGCTGACCTAAATGTTTCTTCTCTGAACTGTTTTCAAAGTGAGGTCAGTGAAGGCTCTGGTCATCACCATCTTCAACTTCATTGTCACAGTGGCAGCTGCCTTTGTctgcacttacctaggaagccagTATATCTTCACAGAAATGGCCTCGGTGAGTAGGCACTGGACAGGACAAAGTGTCCCTTGTTGGGTTAATCAGCTGGATATATTTATCCAATGAACAAGGGACACTAGCTTTCCAATAGTCCTGGGGTGGGTAGCAGTCCCAAGAGCTACCTTTCCCTTACAACTTAAggcaatagttctcaaccttcctaatgctgtgacccttcaatacagtttttcatgttttggtgaccccaaccagaaagttatttttattgttccttCTTAGCTGTAATGTtgctgttacaaatcataatgtaaatctaTATGCAGGCTGTCTGATTTGCGACCACTgcaaaagggtcatttgaccctctAAGGGGTCGtggtccacaggttgagaactgatgACTTAGGGACTGGAGTAGGGAATCTCAGTCCTCATTAGGGGTGCTGAGGGCTTGCAGATTTGGGTGCTGGCCCACATCGTTTATCCCTAATTCTTCCCCTGCAGAGAGTGCTGGCTGCATTGATCGTTGCCTCGGTGGTAGGTCTGGCAGAGCTGTACGTCATGGTAAGGGCAATGGAAGGAGAACTGGGCGAGCTGTGACGTGCTTCACCATCAGTGTTTGGGGAGCCCCAGGCTCTCCTTTGCCCATCACTGACTCTCAGTCATCCCACCATGCTCTCTGTATTCATCTCCAGTTAGTCAGAGGACCAGGTCAGGTTCTTTGGGGAGCCCTGTCTGCTGTGAATTTCCTTGGGGAGGGATAGAGGAGATTCAAACagtgtttctttaaaagaactGATCTCAGTAACTTTTGAATCCAGTGCCCATCTGCCTTTGCTGGTCCATTCTGGGGTCTACTGAGTCTGGCTTTTCTCATTAGAAGTAAGTAGAATCCAGGCCTTTCCCCCAGATGGACTATACTGCCTTGAACTGGCCCAATAATCAGAAGACAGGCATCAATCAGTAGAAGAAAAACCAGTTGATACAGGATGATGGAACTAGAAGCCAGGCAGCTAACTCTTTGTAGAAAAGGAAATGGTGTCAGACCATTTTCCAGAAGTCAAACAGCCTGAGAGAAATCAGATGTTGAGCTATGGCCCTCCTCCAAATGGAGCCAAAGATGTCTACCTTGTCCCGTTGTCTTCATTTTGTTACACTTTTCAGAACTTAGGTAAGTTAGAGAATCTGTTTAAGGCACTTGAAAGAtgttatttattcaataaatatttattgtgttcagtgtattttgtttttggtcCTCTAAGAACACAAAGCAGAGAACTTGCATAATTCTGTGAGTTGCTCAATATCTGCCCTTCCGCTTGTGACAacgtcttgctgtgtagccctggctgatttctacctctgcctcctggcccCTAGGATTCAGGCATATGCCTTGGAGGTCTGTTTGtcctgcctttctgcctccctgcctgcctgcctccctttccttccttccctgtgtaTGTCTGACTGTATGTGGACCATATGCACACAGGAGATGAGAAGAGGGACTAGAACAAAGCtatgtgtggatgctgggaattgcacCTCCATTCTCTGCAAGAGTTGTGAATGCTTTTAACCCTGAGCTGTCACTTCAGCCCCTCAAGCCCCTCTGTTCCTAATTGTAGACTTTATTTCTAGCAGTGCTCTCatactgtcttctctctccattttttaagtatattttacatCCCGATGTGAATATAAATAGGGGAACACATGTGCCAAGGTTTTCATATGGAGATGAGAGGGCAACCTTCAGGATTTCGTTGAAGCAGGTCTCTGGTTTCTGCTGTCCCACTGTATTCTCCAGGGCACCTTTTCCCATCTCCACTTTGTAGAAGTGCTGAACTATAGATATGCACCATCATATCCAACTCTGGATTCTGCTTGTCTGTGTTGTATAGCCAGTgtttttacctactgagccctctctctggaCTGTCTGTTTGCTAAGCTTCTCATTAACTAGATCAGTAGACAGTTTGTCAACTGTGTTTACTCATTCCTCTTACTCTGGAGAGTGTCAAGTGTAACAATCTGGAAGTGGCATTTTACAATGTTTCTGATAACCAGGACTGTTGAAGGTTGGGTCAGAAAGTCTCATCTTAAgcgttggtgggtgggtgggtgggtgggtgggtgtgtgtgtgtgtgtgtgcgtgtgtgcgcgcgcgcgcgtgcgcgtgcgggTGCACATATGCCCAATGTTCCCTGTATGCCAAACTATCCTAGCCTTAAGTACCTGAATTTAAGTAGAAAGTCTTCCAAATGCTAGAGGTTTTGACTCCATCAGAATCTCTTCCAACGACTATGACCAGCCTAGGGTGTCTCAGTAAACCTGGGGTCCTTTGTGAGGAGGGATTGTCCACTAGATCCCAGCCCCTCCACACAGGCCGACAAGCTTCTGTGGTATCAAGCTCACCAACAACAGTTTTGTGTGCCAGGCGCTATGCTAACATCTGGGGAAAGCAAGAGAGAGCCAAGCTGCAGGGACTGCTCCATGTACCCAGGCAGAGAGTGCAGAGAGCTAGCTGACCAGATCATAACAGGAACGTGAATTCTCTCAAccacttctctctctgccctactttATTCAAAGCACTCTATGAGGCGCATGGCAGCTGGTCAGAGGGACAGCATGTCCAGCCTTACCAGTTACTCCTGAGTTCCTCTGTAAAGCAGCAGGAAGTAGCATTTAGTGGGTTTTTAACTGTGTGTCATCAAATGAAGCTCTTTGCTTCCTCTGCAGACAGGATTCCAGAGTCATTGCTCTATAGCAGAGCTAGGGTTGCCTGCAGCAAGACGAGCACAGACCCCATGCTTCTCTCCAAAGCAAAGCAGCCCCAGAGGTGGAGGCAACCTGCTGTGACCCCAGAGCCTGGGAGAGCTCTGAGCTCAGCAGAAGCCTGGACGTGATTCCAACCCAGAGTCTGTGGCACCTGGCTCTATCAGGGATTCGGTAATGGCAGATAAACTTCCCAGGCAGGCAGACCTCATCCCCAT
The genomic region above belongs to Rattus rattus isolate New Zealand chromosome 9, Rrattus_CSIRO_v1, whole genome shotgun sequence and contains:
- the Poldip2 gene encoding polymerase delta-interacting protein 2; its protein translation is MAGCVARRALAVGSRWWSRSLATTRGSRPLCAVGGAGALPPVATATARRHLSSRNRAEGKVLETVGVFEVPKQNGKYETGQLFLHSVFGYRGVVLFPWQARLYDRDVASAAPEKAENPAGHGSKEVKGKTHTYYQVLIDARDCPHISQRSQTEAVTFLANHDDSRALYAIPGLDYVSHEDILPYTSTDQVPIQHELFERFLLYDQTKAPPFVARETLRAWQEKNHPWLELSDVHRETTESIRVTVIPFYMGMREAQNSHVYWWRYCIRLENLDSDVVQLRERHWRIFSLSGTLETVRGRGVVGREPVLSKEQPAFQYSSHVSLQASSGHMWGTFRFERPDGSHFDVRIPPFSLESNKDEKTPPSGLHW
- the Tmem199 gene encoding transmembrane protein 199, whose amino-acid sequence is MASSLLAGERLVRALDPGGELEREQLPRKLRAQLEAALGKKHAGSDNATGPRRPVSFRLIRDLHQHLRERNSMLYLHELLEGSEIYFPEIVKPPRNPELVARLEKIKIQLANEEYKRITRNVTCQDAQCGGTLSDLGKQVRSVKALVITIFNFIVTVAAAFVCTYLGSQYIFTEMASRVLAALIVASVVGLAELYVMVRAMEGELGEL